The Aureispira anguillae genome contains a region encoding:
- the allB gene encoding allantoinase AllB gives MNEQLIIYSKRVMLPDTIGEYTIWINQGKIEKIQKGCIKTTASIPFYNFENEVLMPGIIDPHVHINEPGRTEWEGFYTGTTAAAAGGVTTLVDMPLNSSPVTVNVKELDHKLAATKGKLHVNSGFWGGIIPGNTTSLAPLAKRGVLGFKAFLTHSGIDEFPNADEATLRAAYEALKGTNLPILVHCELASGAFDAQLTQNPTNYLAYLASRPRKWENDAVALMLQLAEEYQHSTHIVHLSSSDSLPAIRAAKKRGVPVTVETCPHYIFFDAETIPNGDTRYKCAPPIREQANNVLLWEALMDGTLDFIGSDHSPAPPRIKELDTGNYQKAWGGISGIQFTLPALWTKGQAHGLTLERIRTILCEAPAQFIGLEQQKGKIKLGYDADLVVWNPEEWDTITRQKIEAKHKVSPYEGRQLQGLVKHTFVNGVRVWSAGKLINPNQGQLVLS, from the coding sequence ATGAACGAGCAACTAATCATTTATAGTAAGCGGGTCATGTTGCCCGATACCATTGGAGAATACACCATCTGGATCAATCAAGGTAAGATTGAAAAAATTCAGAAAGGTTGTATCAAGACTACGGCATCTATTCCTTTTTATAATTTTGAAAATGAGGTGTTGATGCCTGGAATTATAGACCCTCATGTACACATCAATGAGCCTGGGCGGACAGAATGGGAGGGCTTTTACACAGGGACAACTGCTGCTGCTGCTGGGGGAGTAACTACTTTGGTTGATATGCCACTAAATTCTTCTCCTGTTACGGTTAATGTAAAAGAATTAGATCATAAATTGGCTGCTACAAAAGGTAAATTACACGTAAATAGTGGCTTTTGGGGAGGAATTATTCCTGGAAATACGACCAGTTTAGCCCCTTTAGCAAAACGAGGTGTATTGGGCTTTAAGGCATTTTTGACCCATAGTGGCATTGACGAATTCCCCAATGCTGATGAAGCCACTTTGCGAGCGGCTTATGAGGCCTTAAAAGGAACTAATTTACCAATTTTGGTGCATTGTGAATTGGCTTCAGGGGCTTTTGATGCCCAATTGACCCAAAACCCAACAAATTATCTAGCCTATTTGGCATCAAGACCTCGAAAATGGGAAAATGATGCGGTTGCATTGATGTTGCAATTGGCTGAAGAATACCAACATTCTACTCATATTGTCCATTTGTCTTCTTCCGATAGTTTGCCAGCCATCCGAGCAGCAAAAAAACGGGGGGTGCCTGTAACCGTAGAAACTTGTCCCCATTATATTTTCTTTGATGCAGAAACCATTCCCAATGGAGATACTCGTTATAAATGTGCACCACCCATTCGAGAACAAGCAAACAATGTTTTGTTATGGGAAGCTTTGATGGATGGAACGCTTGATTTTATAGGTTCAGATCACTCTCCAGCACCGCCACGTATCAAAGAATTAGATACTGGAAATTACCAAAAAGCATGGGGGGGAATCTCTGGTATTCAGTTTACTTTGCCTGCTTTGTGGACCAAGGGACAAGCGCATGGTCTGACGTTGGAGCGGATTCGTACAATTCTTTGCGAAGCACCTGCCCAATTTATTGGTTTGGAGCAGCAAAAAGGAAAAATTAAGCTGGGTTATGATGCTGATTTAGTCGTTTGGAATCCTGAAGAATGGGACACCATTACTCGGCAAAAAATTGAAGCAAAACACAAAGTTTCGCCTTATGAAGGTAGACAATTACAGGGGCTTGTTAAACATACTTTTGTAAATGGAGTAAGGGTTTGGTCAGCAGGTAAATTAATCAATCCTAATCAAGGGCAGCTTGTTTTATCTTAG